A region from the Musa acuminata AAA Group cultivar baxijiao chromosome BXJ1-10, Cavendish_Baxijiao_AAA, whole genome shotgun sequence genome encodes:
- the LOC135586182 gene encoding protein phosphatase 2C and cyclic nucleotide-binding/kinase domain-containing protein-like isoform X2, which yields MGCLYSKNCLGQVPDSPTPSKRKESGHRGAGVGLPHSSSDTDGEGVDQLNQLSITRDSDVGINRLSRVSSQFLPPEGSRKVRVPLGNFELRYSYLSQRGYYPEALDKPNQDSFCIHTPFGTNPDDHFFGVFDGHGENGAQCSQFTKQKLCENLLRNNRFHADAVEAIHAAFLATNSQLHADSLDDAMSGTTAITILVRGRTIYVANAGDSRAVIAEKRGKDIVAVDLSLDQTPFRSDELQRVKNCGARVLTLDQIEGLKNPDVQCWGDEEGDDGDPPRLWVQNAMYPGTAFTRSIGDSIAESIGVVATPEIFVMELTQDHPFFVIASDGVFEFISSQAVIDMVAKFKDPRDACAAIVAESYRLWLQYETRTDDITIIVAHINGLADTQSTGTGVDVSVRPLQQVVQVTGSESPSTLNWNSRTQRPRHEPSRIRLRAIESYLENGHVWVPPSPSHRKTWEEEAHIEQALHDHFLFRRLTDSQRHVLLDCMRRVDVKPGDVVVQQGGEGDCFYVVGSGEFEVLAVQDEDGKEVTKVLHQYTAEKLSSFGELALMYNKPLQASVHAVTSGTLWSLKREDFRGILMSKFSNLSSLKLLRSVEIFSKLTILQLSHIAEALMEVSFSDGQKILDKNEYLSALYIIQKGRVRLTYRPELLSPNACSLLSTLLDQGCHFQENDEHVVEMSEGSHFGQWAILGERISSLTAVSVGDVVCAVFTKENFDSAIGPLSKVQQDDLKSKDFQDSSKECTPNSDASTCKKLQCSDLEWKMSVYSTDCCEIGLVILKGSDTMQSLKRFSKRRIKELGKEDQVLKEKELMKSLNPSTCVPRVLCTCADESYVSILLDCCLACSLTSILHSPLGEQSAKYYAASVIVALEELHKDSILYRGVSPDILMIDQLGRLQLVDFRFSKKLAGERTFTICGNADCLAPEIILGRGHGFAVDWWALGVLIYFMLQAEMPFGSWREGELETFAKIAKGHLTLPQSFSIEVVDLITKLLEVDEAARLGSQGPDSIRSHSWFEGLDWKSIADGSFPVPAEVISRVDMHVENHAEDIALAISSPSKDLAVLDTPEWLEDW from the exons ATGGGGTGTTTGTATTCCAAGAACTGCCTTGGGCAAGTTCCTGACTCCCCAACACCATCCAAGAGAAAGGAAAGTGGCCACAGGGGAGCAGGAGTTGGTCTTCCTCATAGTTCTTCAGATACTGATGGAGAAGGCGTAGATCAATTGAATCAGTTGAGTATAACGAGAGATTCTGATGTGGGTATTAATCGACTCTCGAGGGTTTCGTCGCAGTTTCTTCCTCCTGAGGGATCAAGGAAAGTTAGAGTTCCTCTAGGTAACTTTGAGTTGCGGTACTCCTACCTATCTCAAAGAGGATATTACCCGGAGGCCTTGGATAAGCCTAACCAGGATAGTTTCTGTATACATACCCCATTTGGAACAAATCCAGATGATCATTTCTTTGGTGTGTTTGATGGGCACGGAGAGAATGGAGCTCAGTGCTCACAATTCACGAAGCAGAAATTGTGCGAGAACCTGCTTAGGAATAATCGATTTCATGCTGATGCTGTTGAGGCAATCCATGCGGCATTCCTGGCGACAAATTCACAGCTTCATGCAGATAGCTTGGACGATGCAATGAGTGGGACTACTGCAATTACGATATTGGTGAGGGGTAGAACAATCTATGTTGCTAATGCAGGTGATTCGAGGGCTGTCATTGCAGAGAAGCGAGGAAAGGACATTGTAGCTGTGGATCTGTCGTTGGATCAGACTCCTTTTAGGAGCGACGAGCTTCAGAGAGTCAAGAATTGTGGAGCTAGGGTGCTGACCTTGGATCAAATAGAGGGTCTAAAGAACCCAGATGTTCAATGCTGGGGTGACGAAGAAGGTGATGATGGTGATCCCCCACGATTGTGGGTGCAAAATGCAATGTATCCCGGAACAGCATTCACACGAAGTATTGGAGATTCCATTGCAGAATCCATTGGCGTCGTTGCAACTCCTGAGATATTTGTtatggagctcacacaagatcatCCGTTCTTTGTGATTGCTAGTGATGGGGTTTTTGAGTTCATTTCTAGCCAAGCTGTAATTGACATG GTTGCTAAGTTTAAGGATCCTCGTGATGCATGTGCAGCAATTGTTGCCGAATCGTATCGACTCTGGCTACAATACGAAACTCGTACGGATGACATCACAATCATTGTTGCCCACATTAATGGGCTTGCTGAT ACACAGTCAACTGGAACTGGAGTTGATGTATCAGTAAGACCTTTGCAACAAGTTGTGCAAGTGACAGGTTCTGAATCTCCATCCACTTTGAATTGGAACTCCAGGACTCAGCGTCCAAGACATGAACCATCACGCATCCGACTTAGAGCTATCGAGAGTTATCTTGAGAATGGACATGTTTGGGTTCCTCCCTCTCCTTCACATAGGAAAACATGGGAAGAAGAG GCACATATTGAGCAGGCATTGCATGATCATTTTCTCTTTAGGAGGCTCACAGATTCACAGCGTCATGTTTTGCTTGACTGCATGCGAAGAGTTGATGTGAAGCCTGGGGATGTAGTTGTGCAACAG GGTGGGGAAGGTGACTGCTTTTATGTTGTTGGAAGTGGCGAGTTTGAAGTTTTAGCAGTTCAG GATGAGGACGGGAAAGAAGTCACCAAGGTTCTGCATCAATATACAGCCGAGAAACTGTCATCCTTTGGGGAACTAGCACTAAT GTACAATAAGCCTCTTCAAGCATCCGTTCATGCAGTTACCTCTGGAACTCTTTGGTCTTTAAAACGGGAAGACTTTCGAggaattcttatgtcaaaattttcCAACTTATCTTCATTAAAGTTGCTCCGATCAGTAGAAATTTTCTCCAAATTGACAATCTTACAGTTAAGCCACATTGCTGAGGCTCTTATGGAAGTTTCCTTCTCGGATGGACAAAAAATTCTCGACAAG AATGAGTATCTCTCCGCATTGTATATCATCCAAAAGGGTCGGGTGAGACTGACATACAGACCAGAACTGTTGAGTCCAAATGCATGCAGCCTTCTGTCCACTCTTCTTGATCAAGGATGTCATTTTCAAGAGAACGATGAACATGTGGTGGAAATGTCAGAAGGAAGCCATTTTGGACAGTGGGCTATTCTTGGCGAGCGTATTAGCTCTCTAACTGCAGTTTCGGTTGGTGACGTGGTTTGTGCAGTTTTTACAAAGGAAAACTTTGATTCAGCAATTGGGCCTTTGTCAAAAGTTCAACAGGATGATCTCAA GTCAAAAGATTTCCAGGATTCTTCAAAAGAATGCACTCCAAATTCTGATGCTTCTACATGCAAGAAGCTTCAGTGTTCTGATTTG GAATGGAAAATGAGCGTATATTCAACTGATTGCTGTGAGATTGGTCTTGTCATTTTAAAGGGTTCTG ACACTATGCAAAGCTTAAAAAGGTTCTCTAAAAGGAGGATTAAAGAGCTGGGAAAGGAAGATCAGGTCTTGAAGGAGAAAGAGCTAATGAAGAGTTTGAACCCATCCACGTGTGTGCCAAGGGTTCTATGTACATGTGCTGATGAATCGTATGTCAGCATATTACTCGATTGTTGCCTTGCATGTTCATTGACTTCTATACTTCACTCACCCCTGGGTGAACAGTCTGCAAAATACTATGCAGCTTCTGTTATTGTTGCACTTGAAGAACTACACAAG GACTCTATCCTTTATAGAGGTGTTTCACCGGACATTCTAATGATTGATCAATTAGGACGTTTGCAG CTTGTAGATTTTAGATTTTCAAAGAAGCTAGCTGGTGAAAGAACTTTCACTATATGTGGGAATGCAGACTGTTTGGCACCAGAGATTATTTTGGGGAGAGGACATGGCTTTGCTGTAGACTG GTGGGCCTTGGGtgttttaatttatttcatgCTTCAAGCTGAAATGCCATTTGGCTCATGGAGAGAAGGTGAACTAGAGACATTTGCAAAGATTGCCAAGGGACATCTTACCTTACCTCAGTCCTTCAGCATAGAAGTGGTTGACCTTATCACCAag TTACTCGAAGTTGATGAAGCTGCACGACTGGGAAGCCAGGGTCCAGATTCGATAAGAAGTCATTCATGGTTTGAGGGCCTCGACTGGAAATCAATTGCTGATGGCAGTTTTCCTGTTCCAGCTGAAGTCATTTCTCGCGTAGATATGCATGTCGAAAATCATGCAGAAGATATTGCACTCGCCATCTCCTCTCCCTCTAAAGATCTAGCTGTTCTTGACACCCCAGAATGGCTCGAGGACTGGTAA